A single window of Candidatus Terasakiella magnetica DNA harbors:
- a CDS encoding cadherin-like domain-containing protein yields PENDTPVVGEITLPDGVEYNTYTLTEEQLLANATDIDGDSLEVTEVSGGTNLAITDNGDGTWTIISSEEGLEGIDFKVTDGTETVEQSATINFADVDNTAVDDTASTTQGESVTLNVADLLDNDNIIDGGTITSVQGAENGTVSLSEDGTTVTFTPAEGYDGSAASFTYTVTDEDGETTTATVNVDVADLDNTLVDDAASLNEDGSKTLNVLSNDQIVDGGEVTSVSQPDNGSVSINEDGTVTYTPDEDWNGTESFTYTVTDDDGETATATVTMTVNPENDDPIVGEIELPAGTEYQTYTVTEEQLLANTTDVDSSNLDVTSITGGSNLTINDNGDGTWTIISDEEGLESIEFTVSDGENEVSQTTTINFADVDNTAVDDTASTTQGEPVTLNVADLLENDNIIDGGTITSVQGAENGTVSLSEDGTTVTFTPAEGYDGSAASFTYTVTDEDGETTTATVNVDVADLDNTLVDDAASLNEDGSKTLNVLSNDQIVDGGEVTSVSQPDNGTVSINDDGTVTYTPDEDWNGTESFTYTVTDDDGETATATVTMTVNPENDDPIAVDDISTTDEDQPVVINLLGNDTDLDGDTLSITKIDGQDIVAGETITLSDGSGTVTLNDDGTVTYDPADDLAGDVDFSYTISDGQGGTDTATATVSIDEINDGPVALDDAFSGLEDNAITFTANDLLGNDSDIDSDVLSVAQINGVSLESFPSEGMDLGDGTLSYDSENATFTFNPTEDWSGTESLSYTVSDGEGGSAQANIALTTEGVADTPDLAVSIVESDHSGDSVTITFQGSDAGYHNTYGYYVLDENGEPSTGEIIFADLHDQSVGDTFTLDGVNEDNVGFFLISDGDGENVGLLNGMDVSFAQDDEGNWQVLDPTGTSLNHDDNGGLYFTNEEFNEDGLDHAFDDGDVAGEQNWEDQESQYGGNDFDFNDASFNVDWDYTNTETTYDVNISAAITDDDLSETLSITIDSFPEGATFNMGEIVDGKLVIEGEDLDNLEDLTMTVSGEAEDFNIDVTATATEPNGSSASTSLTVGPNFDPDAIDDQASVTEGQSITMDLVSNDTDADGDSLNITEIDGQDIAVGETVDVDNGTVTLNGDGSITFAADNGYEGPADFSYTISDGQGGTDSATVNLDITDGNIAPVAEDDSATTDEDTAVTIDLLDNDSDANNDNLTITQIDGQDIAAGETINLSDGSGSVTLNADGTVSYDPADDINGEVNFGYTVTDPEGMSDSATVTVEIEAENDGPVANADSADTLEDNAVTFNPLGNDTDVENDALSITQIDGQDIVAGGTVDVGNGTVELNEDGTVTFTPDEHYAGTESFDYTVSDGQGGTSTATATVDVEADADAPLISIDIGSPEAVSGDGGVAGGTVTGDDVSNGTVSGVTISGLDSEGNPSPVEQVVNGHGDGIGVAGHTTGSKDLLGYDSREDASETLIFEFDEDVNNVSFDVEQFGEGGNGNNASYEQGTWEAYDDGQLVASGTFDGLGLNNADDTASVTIDGVSFDKLVVQADTTINADGSTAAGDSDFAINNLEFTHADATGEVEYYDYPLDVSAQLVDQDGSESLSDVSLTGLPEGAILSQDGVEITITDGSATLSSGDLDGLSLRVPADADDFSLEASVTTTDSNGDQETSVANDSAIVPDMDINNDPVANADSAEVLEDNSVTFFPMGNDTDADGDELSITQVAGQDIVAGGSVDIGDGVVTLNENGSVTFTPDGDYSGTETFEYTVSDGQGGSQTAIATVEVEADADVPDLTVSLGEGETTTTGGSPVDVTINSDNVTSSENGFSVTGRSINSDGTLSDASSDNIDFNSSPLGFGVEGSASGANSEIGYSDNHEVSEELIVDFDTDVSSIDVSVAWLNGGEDAVYTMYNDGVEVGSGLIDGGSDGIDPAITLTADGNADFDQVVFSAPDSGDDFLIHSIDFVASDGGETTTTYPLNITSNLNDTDGSESLSLIVDGLPEGAVLSAGTQNEDGSWTLSADDLDGLNVTVPGDAGSFSVEVSSTAIENSNGDSETVTASVNVEPNVGPEAQDDSFTATEDVGETFDLVANDSDANGDSLTITQIGGADIGVGETVEVENGSVTLNADGSINFMPSSNFSGDVSFDYTVSDGQGGSDTATATIDVEGVADGVSVGVDIGAGSVQTTVLSGETATLTESNYDSLDGVTITGSDEGTTSSSVVRTESSGGGWFGIENGGGDKAIQDNEQLIVSFDNDISDATIKFKSLGNNDEGNYTLYNNGVVVGSGNIGSDDDTLAIAGDNNQAFDQIVIEGDSGKFKVKNIEYSEAGGTLTSVEYPVTFALTMHDDSEALVGGGLSVDLSTVPHGSELTIGDATITVSDNGTISVTSGDDVSVDGTTMMIPSGTLGEDLSVSGTLSVPADDSAHHDTFDLTATAQSVDGTDTSLEAMDLDVAGTSTDEIGTAGDDILSASGSEDAILSGQAGDDVLNGGDGNDILLGGEGADTMIGGGGNDTFMAPDDAADDVMNGGAGEDLFIFNSQGNAGTSGNDWVDGGEDFDTIQLNGTEGWTMTITGVDGGEEVISSDGAQMSDYQDVSGLTGQIEFEDGSTVLFEGVEKVEW; encoded by the coding sequence CCCAGAAAATGACACGCCTGTGGTAGGTGAGATCACCTTGCCAGACGGTGTGGAATATAACACCTATACATTGACTGAGGAGCAGCTTCTGGCTAATGCCACAGACATTGATGGCGATAGTCTTGAGGTCACTGAAGTTAGCGGTGGCACCAACCTTGCCATTACCGATAATGGCGATGGCACTTGGACGATCATTAGCTCTGAAGAAGGTCTTGAAGGCATCGACTTTAAGGTCACGGATGGCACGGAAACTGTTGAGCAATCCGCCACCATTAACTTTGCCGATGTGGATAACACAGCTGTTGATGATACAGCCTCAACCACACAAGGTGAGTCTGTGACGCTAAATGTTGCGGACCTTCTTGATAATGACAACATCATTGATGGCGGCACGATCACCTCTGTTCAAGGCGCTGAAAACGGCACGGTGAGCTTAAGTGAAGATGGCACCACCGTTACCTTCACACCTGCTGAGGGTTATGATGGCTCAGCGGCGAGCTTTACCTATACGGTGACAGATGAGGATGGGGAGACTACGACAGCGACCGTGAATGTTGATGTTGCTGATCTGGATAACACCCTTGTTGATGATGCGGCGAGCCTTAACGAGGATGGTTCTAAAACGCTGAATGTTCTCTCAAACGATCAGATCGTTGATGGCGGTGAAGTCACGAGCGTGAGCCAACCTGATAATGGCAGCGTGAGCATCAATGAGGATGGCACGGTGACCTATACACCAGATGAAGATTGGAACGGTACAGAAAGCTTCACTTATACAGTCACCGATGATGATGGCGAGACAGCCACAGCGACTGTGACCATGACGGTTAATCCTGAAAATGATGACCCGATTGTGGGTGAGATTGAGCTGCCCGCGGGTACGGAATATCAGACTTATACAGTTACGGAAGAACAGCTTCTTGCCAACACAACAGATGTGGACAGCAGTAACCTTGATGTGACGTCGATTACGGGCGGGTCTAACCTGACCATTAATGATAATGGCGATGGCACCTGGACGATTATCTCTGATGAGGAAGGCCTGGAAAGCATCGAGTTTACCGTCTCTGATGGTGAGAATGAGGTTAGCCAAACCACAACCATCAACTTTGCCGATGTGGATAACACAGCCGTTGATGACACAGCCTCAACCACACAAGGTGAGCCTGTGACGCTAAATGTTGCGGACCTTCTTGAGAATGACAACATCATTGATGGCGGCACGATCACCTCTGTTCAAGGCGCTGAAAACGGCACGGTGAGCTTAAGTGAAGATGGCACCACCGTTACCTTCACACCTGCTGAGGGCTATGATGGCTCAGCGGCGAGCTTTACCTATACGGTGACAGATGAGGATGGCGAGACCACGACAGCGACGGTGAATGTTGATGTTGCTGATCTGGATAACACCCTTGTTGATGATGCGGCGAGCCTTAACGAGGATGGTTCTAAAACGCTGAATGTTCTCTCAAACGATCAGATCGTTGATGGTGGTGAAGTCACGAGCGTGAGCCAACCTGATAATGGGACTGTGAGCATTAATGATGATGGCACGGTGACCTACACACCAGATGAAGATTGGAACGGTACAGAAAGCTTCACTTATACAGTCACCGATGACGATGGCGAGACAGCCACAGCAACTGTGACCATGACGGTTAATCCTGAAAATGATGATCCGATTGCGGTTGATGATATTTCTACGACTGATGAAGATCAGCCTGTTGTGATTAATCTGTTGGGTAATGATACTGACCTTGATGGTGATACGTTAAGCATTACCAAGATTGATGGTCAGGATATTGTGGCGGGTGAAACCATTACATTGAGTGATGGTTCTGGCACAGTGACGCTCAATGATGATGGGACAGTGACCTATGATCCAGCAGATGATCTGGCTGGAGATGTGGACTTTAGCTACACTATTTCTGATGGGCAGGGTGGTACAGATACAGCAACAGCCACTGTGAGCATTGATGAAATTAATGATGGTCCGGTTGCCCTTGATGATGCCTTTAGCGGTCTTGAAGATAATGCCATTACCTTTACAGCCAATGACCTGTTGGGTAATGACAGCGATATTGATAGCGATGTCTTATCGGTTGCCCAAATCAATGGGGTGAGCCTTGAGAGCTTCCCATCTGAGGGCATGGACCTTGGGGATGGAACGCTTTCTTATGATAGTGAAAACGCCACCTTCACCTTTAATCCGACTGAGGATTGGAGTGGGACGGAAAGCCTGAGCTATACGGTTAGTGATGGTGAAGGCGGTTCTGCACAGGCAAATATCGCGCTGACAACCGAAGGGGTTGCTGATACGCCTGATCTCGCAGTTTCCATTGTGGAAAGTGATCATAGCGGTGATAGCGTGACGATTACCTTCCAAGGCAGTGATGCGGGGTATCACAACACATATGGCTATTATGTGCTGGATGAAAATGGCGAGCCAAGCACGGGCGAGATTATCTTTGCAGACCTCCATGACCAAAGCGTTGGGGACACATTTACGCTAGATGGTGTGAATGAGGATAATGTGGGCTTCTTCTTGATCTCTGATGGGGATGGAGAAAATGTTGGCTTGCTTAACGGTATGGATGTGAGCTTTGCCCAGGATGATGAGGGCAACTGGCAGGTGCTTGACCCAACGGGCACGTCATTAAACCATGATGACAATGGCGGGCTCTATTTCACCAATGAAGAGTTTAACGAAGATGGTCTAGACCATGCCTTTGATGATGGCGATGTGGCTGGGGAGCAAAATTGGGAAGATCAGGAAAGCCAGTATGGTGGCAATGACTTTGATTTCAATGATGCGTCCTTCAATGTGGATTGGGACTATACCAATACAGAAACCACTTATGATGTGAATATTTCAGCAGCCATCACGGATGATGATCTTTCTGAAACATTGAGTATCACCATTGATAGCTTCCCAGAAGGTGCGACCTTTAATATGGGTGAGATTGTTGATGGCAAGCTGGTGATTGAGGGCGAAGACCTTGATAACCTTGAAGATTTGACCATGACGGTTAGCGGTGAGGCTGAAGACTTCAATATTGATGTTACAGCAACGGCAACTGAACCAAACGGGTCAAGCGCAAGTACGTCCTTAACAGTTGGTCCAAACTTTGATCCAGATGCAATTGATGATCAGGCTTCTGTGACAGAAGGTCAGAGCATTACTATGGACCTGGTCAGCAACGATACGGACGCTGATGGCGATAGCTTGAACATCACTGAAATTGATGGTCAGGATATTGCGGTTGGTGAAACGGTTGATGTTGATAATGGCACGGTGACACTGAATGGGGATGGGTCCATTACCTTTGCAGCCGATAACGGTTATGAAGGGCCAGCGGACTTTAGCTACACCATTTCTGATGGTCAGGGTGGCACAGATAGCGCAACGGTGAACCTTGATATCACCGATGGCAATATCGCACCTGTGGCTGAAGATGACAGCGCAACAACTGATGAAGATACGGCTGTTACCATTGATCTGTTGGATAATGACAGTGATGCCAATAATGATAATCTGACCATCACCCAAATTGATGGACAAGATATTGCAGCGGGTGAAACCATTAACTTAAGCGATGGTTCCGGCAGCGTGACATTAAATGCAGATGGCACGGTCAGCTATGATCCAGCAGATGATATTAACGGTGAAGTGAACTTTGGCTACACGGTTACTGACCCTGAAGGTATGAGCGATAGCGCAACGGTCACCGTGGAAATCGAAGCTGAAAATGATGGCCCGGTTGCCAATGCCGATAGTGCGGACACATTAGAAGATAACGCAGTTACCTTTAATCCACTTGGTAATGATACAGACGTTGAAAATGATGCGCTTAGCATTACACAAATTGATGGTCAGGATATTGTTGCTGGTGGCACTGTTGATGTAGGTAACGGGACTGTTGAATTAAATGAAGATGGTACAGTTACCTTCACACCAGATGAGCATTATGCAGGTACAGAAAGCTTTGATTATACGGTTTCGGATGGTCAAGGCGGAACGTCCACTGCAACAGCAACTGTGGATGTTGAGGCCGATGCCGATGCACCATTGATCAGCATCGATATCGGCTCACCAGAAGCCGTTAGCGGTGATGGCGGTGTTGCCGGTGGTACAGTCACAGGTGATGATGTTAGCAATGGCACTGTCAGTGGGGTGACGATTTCCGGTCTGGATTCAGAAGGGAACCCTTCTCCTGTTGAACAAGTGGTCAACGGTCATGGCGATGGCATTGGTGTTGCGGGTCATACAACAGGTTCAAAAGACCTGTTGGGGTATGACAGCCGCGAAGATGCCAGTGAAACATTGATCTTTGAGTTTGATGAAGATGTAAATAACGTCAGCTTTGATGTGGAACAGTTCGGTGAAGGTGGCAACGGTAATAACGCCAGCTATGAGCAAGGCACATGGGAAGCTTATGATGATGGTCAATTGGTGGCCTCTGGCACATTTGACGGGCTTGGCTTAAATAATGCCGATGATACGGCCTCTGTCACCATTGATGGGGTGAGCTTTGATAAGCTGGTGGTACAAGCTGATACGACTATTAATGCCGATGGCTCAACAGCGGCGGGCGATTCAGACTTTGCCATTAACAATCTGGAATTCACCCATGCAGATGCAACGGGTGAGGTTGAATATTATGATTACCCACTTGATGTGTCTGCCCAGCTTGTGGACCAAGATGGTTCGGAAAGTCTGTCTGATGTGAGCTTAACTGGCCTGCCTGAGGGAGCTATTTTGAGCCAGGATGGTGTTGAAATTACCATCACCGATGGTAGCGCGACACTTTCTTCGGGTGATCTGGATGGTTTGAGCTTGCGTGTGCCTGCTGATGCAGATGACTTTAGCCTTGAAGCTTCTGTCACCACAACAGACAGTAATGGCGATCAGGAAACATCCGTTGCCAATGACAGTGCAATTGTACCGGATATGGATATTAATAATGATCCGGTTGCTAATGCAGATAGTGCTGAGGTGCTTGAAGATAATTCTGTCACCTTCTTCCCAATGGGCAATGACACTGATGCAGATGGCGATGAGCTCAGCATCACACAGGTTGCGGGCCAAGATATTGTTGCAGGTGGTTCTGTTGACATTGGTGACGGGGTTGTAACTCTGAATGAAAATGGCAGCGTTACTTTCACACCAGATGGTGATTATTCCGGTACAGAGACCTTTGAATATACGGTTTCTGATGGTCAAGGGGGTTCGCAAACCGCGATTGCCACAGTTGAAGTGGAAGCCGATGCAGATGTGCCTGACCTTACTGTTAGCCTTGGTGAAGGTGAAACAACCACAACAGGTGGCAGCCCAGTTGATGTGACCATTAACAGCGATAATGTTACAAGCAGTGAAAATGGCTTTAGCGTAACAGGGCGTTCCATCAATAGCGATGGTACACTTTCTGATGCCTCTAGTGACAATATCGACTTTAATTCAAGCCCACTTGGCTTTGGTGTTGAAGGTAGTGCTTCTGGGGCAAACTCGGAAATTGGCTATAGCGATAACCATGAAGTCTCTGAAGAGCTGATCGTTGATTTTGATACGGATGTATCTTCCATTGATGTATCTGTTGCATGGCTCAATGGTGGAGAAGATGCAGTTTACACCATGTATAATGATGGTGTTGAAGTCGGCTCTGGCCTGATTGACGGCGGGAGTGACGGGATCGATCCTGCCATTACGCTTACAGCTGATGGCAATGCGGACTTTGACCAAGTTGTCTTTAGCGCCCCTGATAGCGGGGACGACTTCCTGATCCATTCAATCGACTTTGTCGCCTCAGACGGTGGTGAGACAACAACGACTTATCCGTTAAATATTACTTCTAACCTAAATGATACAGACGGTTCAGAAAGCCTGAGCCTGATTGTGGACGGCTTGCCTGAAGGTGCAGTTCTTTCAGCAGGTACGCAAAATGAAGATGGGAGCTGGACATTAAGTGCAGATGATCTTGATGGGTTGAATGTAACAGTGCCAGGCGATGCAGGTAGCTTTAGCGTTGAAGTATCTTCTACTGCGATTGAAAATTCAAATGGGGATAGTGAGACAGTTACAGCTTCTGTGAATGTTGAACCAAATGTTGGCCCTGAAGCACAAGATGATAGCTTCACGGCAACTGAGGATGTTGGGGAGACCTTTGATCTTGTTGCCAATGACAGTGATGCAAATGGCGATAGTCTGACCATCACGCAAATTGGTGGTGCAGATATTGGGGTTGGTGAAACGGTTGAGGTTGAAAATGGCTCTGTCACGCTTAATGCCGATGGTTCCATCAACTTTATGCCAAGCTCAAACTTCAGTGGCGATGTCAGCTTTGATTACACTGTCAGTGATGGTCAAGGTGGTAGCGATACCGCAACAGCCACCATTGATGTTGAAGGCGTGGCTGATGGGGTCAGTGTTGGTGTTGATATCGGCGCAGGTTCGGTTCAAACCACGGTGCTTTCCGGTGAGACAGCCACCCTGACAGAAAGCAACTATGATAGCCTAGATGGTGTGACGATCACGGGCTCTGATGAAGGCACAACAAGCAGCAGCGTTGTGCGCACGGAAAGTTCCGGTGGCGGCTGGTTCGGTATTGAGAATGGTGGCGGTGATAAAGCTATTCAAGATAATGAACAGCTAATCGTCTCATTTGATAATGATATCTCCGATGCCACAATCAAGTTCAAAAGCCTTGGTAATAATGATGAAGGCAACTACACACTTTATAACAATGGGGTGGTTGTTGGTTCTGGCAATATTGGCTCAGATGATGATACCCTTGCGATTGCAGGTGATAACAATCAGGCCTTTGATCAGATCGTTATTGAAGGTGACAGCGGTAAATTCAAAGTTAAAAACATTGAATATAGCGAAGCTGGGGGGACGCTGACTTCTGTTGAATATCCGGTCACCTTTGCTTTAACCATGCATGATGATAGCGAAGCCCTTGTGGGTGGCGGCTTAAGTGTTGATCTTTCAACCGTGCCACATGGTTCTGAGTTAACCATTGGTGATGCAACAATTACGGTTTCTGATAACGGGACAATCTCGGTTACTTCTGGGGATGATGTGAGTGTCGATGGCACGACCATGATGATCCCAAGTGGCACATTGGGTGAGGACCTGAGTGTTTCTGGTACATTGAGTGTTCCAGCGGATGACAGCGCGCATCATGATACGTTTGACCTAACCGCAACGGCACAAAGCGTTGACGGTACGGATACCAGCCTTGAGGCCATGGATCTGGATGTTGCAGGTACAAGCACAGATGAGATCGGCACTGCAGGTGATGATATCTTAAGTGCCAGTGGTAGTGAGGATGCCATTCTTTCAGGCCAAGCTGGTGATGATGTTCTCAACGGTGGTGACGGAAACGACATTCTGCTTGGCGGTGAGGGGGCTGACACCATGATCGGTGGTGGCGGTAATGATACCTTCATGGCCCCAGATGATGCTGCCGATGATGTGATGAACGGTGGCGCAGGTGAAGACCTCTTTATCTTTAACTCGCAAGGTAACGCCGGAACCAGTGGTAACGATTGGGTTGATGGTGGTGAGGACTTCGATACCATCCAGCTTAATGGTACAGAAGGCTGGACAATGACCATCACAGGCGTCGACGGCGGCGAAGAAGTTATTTCTTCGGATGGGGCGCAAATGAGCGATTATCAAGATGTATCCGGCCTTACAGGTCAGATCGAATTCGAAGATGGCTCAACCGTTCTCTTCGAAGGTGTCGAAAAAGTCGAATGGTAA
- a CDS encoding serine/threonine protein kinase — MKELLQPAYDKIGKFDVKRVIRSTGSSDLYECYDPDLDIKVALKIFIIKKRLMDKLPYSRESWQRRFINEARLLARIDHPHVIGVRELSSWEGLPYYVMPYIETNLLFEMGRDGDKEDYAAEVQHAPEAQKLSVARSCEILFQTASALAAFHGRGLVHRDIKPANILLTKLHTGLVKLCDPGMVKFPKSEESQAGYWVGTEDFIAPEQKRSAKDVDARADIYALGVLGYRMLVGELPGGVFSGPKEEVAEVPDSLNDLIMRSMSRKVKRRPMNALEFLKEIAPIRAQVRTSQGVNNG; from the coding sequence ATGAAAGAATTACTCCAACCAGCTTATGACAAAATTGGCAAGTTTGATGTGAAAAGGGTTATCCGTTCAACGGGAAGCTCTGATCTTTATGAATGCTATGATCCTGATTTGGATATCAAAGTTGCCCTTAAGATATTCATCATCAAAAAGAGGTTGATGGATAAATTGCCATACAGTCGTGAAAGCTGGCAAAGACGTTTTATCAATGAAGCAAGGTTGCTTGCGCGCATTGACCATCCCCATGTTATAGGCGTGCGGGAATTATCCTCATGGGAGGGTTTGCCTTATTATGTGATGCCTTATATTGAGACAAACCTGCTTTTTGAAATGGGCAGGGATGGGGATAAAGAAGATTATGCAGCTGAAGTGCAACATGCCCCAGAAGCTCAAAAGCTGAGCGTTGCCCGTTCTTGTGAAATCCTGTTTCAAACGGCCAGTGCCTTGGCTGCCTTTCACGGGCGCGGGTTGGTTCATCGCGACATTAAGCCAGCGAATATTTTACTGACCAAGCTCCATACAGGCTTGGTAAAGCTATGTGACCCGGGCATGGTGAAATTTCCCAAGAGTGAAGAGTCTCAAGCAGGCTATTGGGTTGGAACAGAAGACTTCATTGCGCCAGAGCAAAAGCGCAGCGCAAAAGATGTGGATGCACGCGCAGATATCTATGCCTTGGGCGTGTTAGGTTATCGCATGTTGGTGGGTGAGTTGCCCGGTGGTGTGTTTAGCGGGCCAAAAGAAGAAGTGGCTGAGGTGCCTGATAGTTTAAATGATTTGATCATGCGCTCTATGTCGCGAAAAGTGAAAAGACGCCCGATGAATGCATTGGAATTTTTAAAAGAGATCGCCCCCATTCGGGCACAGGTCCGCACAAGCCAAGGAGTAAATAATGGCTGA
- a CDS encoding malonyl-CoA decarboxylase: MADFLEKLKSWRLPWREIATSGTTSELPELEEHLPDHQIDQVHEQMMACLQSKGGEVSARQRAAALGEGYLGLNEEGRKRFLKILADDFGTDRDVVAQSIYNFQSAEDEDAKCSYEIELRRNLEPARMTLLRQFNALPQGVKFLVDLRAELMAMAREDASLKVVERDLKDILISWFDVGFLELRRITWDSPASVLEKIIEYEAVHSIQSWSDLKNRLARDRRLFAFFHPRMPDEPLIFVEVALVNGMADNVQALLDEDAPLLDPHDADTAIFYSISNAQAGLAGISFGNFLIKKVVGNLSQDLPNLKTFATLSPVPGFRKWLDKVLAEGDSSLLQNQEREALKAASGQKGAKGGLKHLLEQPDWHEEEAAHDALKSPLMRLAARYLTEAKRKGTRPLDPVAHFHLSNGARMERLNWLGDVSEKGMKQAGGLMINYLYKLKDIEKNHEAYSAVGKIITSSQIKTLKKG; this comes from the coding sequence ATGGCTGATTTTCTTGAAAAACTGAAAAGCTGGCGCCTGCCTTGGCGCGAGATTGCCACCAGTGGCACGACAAGTGAGTTACCTGAGCTGGAAGAACATTTACCGGATCATCAGATTGATCAGGTCCATGAACAGATGATGGCGTGCCTTCAATCAAAGGGTGGGGAAGTCTCCGCACGTCAACGCGCCGCGGCCCTTGGCGAGGGATATCTTGGATTAAATGAAGAAGGGCGCAAACGGTTTTTAAAAATTCTGGCAGATGATTTTGGCACGGACCGCGATGTGGTGGCGCAATCTATTTACAATTTTCAAAGTGCAGAAGATGAAGATGCCAAATGTAGCTACGAAATCGAACTTCGCCGTAACCTAGAACCTGCGCGCATGACCTTGTTGCGCCAATTCAACGCCTTGCCCCAAGGGGTGAAATTTCTTGTGGATTTACGCGCTGAATTGATGGCAATGGCGCGCGAAGATGCCAGTTTAAAAGTGGTGGAGCGCGACTTAAAAGATATTCTCATTTCATGGTTTGATGTGGGCTTTTTGGAACTGCGCCGCATCACATGGGATTCACCTGCCAGCGTTTTGGAAAAAATTATTGAATATGAAGCAGTTCATTCCATTCAAAGCTGGTCGGATTTAAAAAACAGATTGGCGAGGGACCGTCGCCTCTTTGCCTTTTTCCACCCCCGCATGCCGGATGAACCACTCATCTTTGTTGAGGTCGCCCTTGTGAATGGCATGGCCGATAATGTGCAGGCTTTACTTGATGAAGACGCCCCATTGTTAGACCCCCATGATGCGGATACAGCCATTTTCTATTCGATCTCTAACGCACAAGCGGGTTTGGCTGGTATTAGTTTTGGGAATTTTCTGATTAAGAAAGTTGTGGGTAATCTGTCCCAAGATTTGCCGAACTTAAAGACCTTTGCCACCTTGTCACCTGTGCCCGGCTTTCGCAAATGGTTGGATAAGGTTTTGGCAGAAGGCGATAGTAGTTTATTGCAAAACCAAGAGCGCGAGGCTTTAAAGGCTGCCAGTGGTCAAAAAGGTGCCAAAGGTGGCTTGAAGCATTTGTTAGAGCAGCCTGATTGGCATGAAGAGGAAGCCGCCCATGATGCGCTCAAAAGCCCCTTGATGCGTTTGGCAGCGCGTTATTTGACTGAAGCCAAGCGTAAAGGTACACGCCCGCTTGACCCTGTTGCCCATTTTCATTTAAGCAATGGCGCGCGTATGGAACGTTTAAACTGGCTTGGGGATGTCTCTGAAAAAGGCATGAAACAAGCTGGGGGGTTGATGATCAATTATCTTTATAAGCTCAAGGATATTGAGAAAAATCACGAAGCCTATAGTGCGGTGGGTAAGATCATTACCTCCAGCCAGATCAAGACATTGAAAAAAGGATAA
- a CDS encoding isocitrate lyase/PEP mutase family protein has translation MSAAQTLRQLLESDDFLMMPCCFDGMSAKLVERAGYPLTFMSGFSVSAARNALPDTGLLSYGEMVEQGRSICQATSLPVIGDGDTGYGNALNVKRTVQGYAQAGFAGIMIEDQVSPKRCGHTRGKKTVGFEEACMRIQAAVDARNEGADILIMARSDARETEGMDEAIKRMKAFEEIGADILFLEAPQSVEEMQRFCTEIKGAKMANMVEQGKTPVLPPQELQDMGYKIAAYPLTLMLSALQAMEKALEELKTGAHPSNLASFSHLQEVIGFPEYYAAEEQYKIE, from the coding sequence GTGAGTGCAGCCCAAACCCTTCGCCAGCTTTTAGAAAGTGATGACTTTTTAATGATGCCGTGTTGCTTTGATGGCATGAGTGCCAAACTGGTGGAACGCGCAGGCTACCCCTTGACCTTTATGAGTGGATTTTCAGTTTCAGCAGCTCGAAATGCACTGCCTGATACGGGCTTGTTGTCTTATGGGGAAATGGTGGAACAGGGCCGTTCCATCTGTCAGGCAACCAGCCTGCCTGTCATCGGTGATGGGGATACGGGCTATGGCAATGCGTTAAATGTGAAACGCACGGTGCAAGGTTATGCTCAGGCTGGTTTTGCAGGCATCATGATTGAAGATCAAGTTTCACCAAAACGTTGCGGCCATACGAGGGGTAAGAAAACAGTTGGGTTTGAGGAAGCTTGCATGCGCATTCAGGCCGCGGTTGATGCGCGCAATGAAGGCGCTGATATTTTGATCATGGCACGCAGTGATGCGCGCGAAACCGAAGGCATGGATGAAGCCATCAAGCGCATGAAAGCGTTTGAAGAAATCGGCGCTGATATCCTGTTTTTAGAAGCCCCGCAATCGGTTGAAGAAATGCAACGGTTTTGCACAGAAATTAAGGGTGCAAAAATGGCAAATATGGTGGAGCAGGGCAAAACACCCGTACTACCCCCACAAGAGCTGCAAGACATGGGCTATAAGATTGCCGCCTATCCCTTAACCCTGATGCTCTCAGCCCTACAAGCCATGGAAAAAGCGCTTGAGGAGCTAAAAACAGGGGCGCACCCGTCAAACCTTGCCAGTTTTTCACACCTACAAGAAGTCATTGGTTTTCCTGAATATTATGCAGCGGAAGAACAATATAAGATCGAGTAG